A stretch of DNA from Aliarcobacter thereius LMG 24486:
ATAGCGCTAATACTATTAAAGTAATAGCGCTACTATTTGTCAAATAATTTAGTAATGTAGAAATCATGTTTTATTTATAGTGCAAAAGAGTTAATTCTTGCTTCAACTGATGCAATAGAAATAGTAGTATCTTTTACAGAGTTTACTAGTTCTTTAGCTGCTTCAATATTTTTAGCAATTTCAGAATCTTTTCCACTTGTTAATGCAATAGCTCCATCAACTAAAACATCAACACTATTTTCATCTACTTTCACATGTCCCCAATTAATAGCAACAGCTTCAGTAGAATCAACTTTTTCTATAATAATTACACCAACACTTAAAGTAGATACTAGTGAAGAGTGACCAGGAAGAACTCCAAACTCTCCCTCTTTCCCAGGGAGAGTTACACTTTTAATTTCACCAGAAAACAAACTTCCAGATGGAGTAACTATTGATAATTTCATTGTATCCATTTTAGACCCTTATGGTTTATTTCATTTTCTCAGCTTTTGCTAAAACTTCATCAATTCCACCAACCATATAGAATGCCATTTCAGGAACGTGGTCATATTTACCATCTAAAATTCCTTGGAATCCTTCAATTGTATCTTTTAATTCAACATATTTTCCAGGACTTCCTGTAAATACTTCAGCAACGAAGAATGGTTGAGATAGGAATCTT
This window harbors:
- the atpC gene encoding ATP synthase F1 subunit epsilon, coding for MDTMKLSIVTPSGSLFSGEIKSVTLPGKEGEFGVLPGHSSLVSTLSVGVIIIEKVDSTEAVAINWGHVKVDENSVDVLVDGAIALTSGKDSEIAKNIEAAKELVNSVKDTTISIASVEARINSFAL